One window of Syntrophorhabdaceae bacterium genomic DNA carries:
- the radC gene encoding DNA repair protein RadC, protein MKDQAFFTVHDLPKPERPRERLQRFGPEALSSQELLALIIGRGVSQKSVMNIAQELMTRFGSIKALSSATIEELSLIRGIGIAKAAQLKASFELAKRQELERDLDDYQITDPESVVRAVRTSITDKAKEHFKLILLNTRNRIIRIATISVGTLNASLVHPREVFKEALVHNAYSVILAHNHPSGDCEPSEEDLRITKRLKDAGKIMGVEVLDHLIVTNTGYFSFKGKGLL, encoded by the coding sequence ATGAAAGATCAGGCCTTCTTTACCGTTCATGACCTCCCCAAGCCCGAGAGGCCGCGGGAGCGGCTCCAGCGCTTCGGTCCCGAGGCCCTTTCCTCGCAGGAGCTCCTGGCCCTCATCATCGGCCGCGGCGTCTCCCAGAAGTCGGTCATGAATATCGCCCAGGAGCTGATGACCAGGTTCGGAAGCATCAAGGCCTTAAGCAGCGCGACCATTGAGGAGCTCTCCCTCATAAGGGGAATAGGCATTGCGAAAGCGGCCCAACTGAAGGCATCCTTCGAGCTTGCCAAGAGGCAGGAGCTGGAGCGGGACCTTGACGATTACCAGATCACGGACCCGGAAAGCGTGGTCAGGGCAGTGCGTACGAGCATAACGGACAAGGCCAAAGAGCATTTCAAGCTCATCCTGCTCAACACGCGCAACCGGATCATCCGCATCGCCACCATCTCGGTAGGCACTCTGAACGCGAGCCTCGTCCATCCAAGGGAAGTTTTCAAGGAGGCCCTCGTGCACAATGCCTATTCGGTGATCCTTGCCCATAACCATCCTTCCGGCGACTGCGAGCCGTCGGAGGAAGACCTCAGGATTACAAAACGGCTAAAAGATGCAGGGAAGATCATGGGGGTCGAGGTCCTTGACCACCTCATCGTCACCAATACGGGATATTTCAGCTTTAAAGGCAAGGGCCTGCTCTAA
- a CDS encoding TAXI family TRAP transporter solute-binding subunit: MGRQKVRQLTLSAWSLAIAVTVVLLVLVTWMSFHFLQPFPPKTIVIATGMEGGSYAAFGESYRQVLARDGIRVVARPTTGAVENMRLLKDRSHDVAAGFMQGMLGAIDEASNLVSLGGIAYTPLWIFYKGNVVCHDLTQLKGKKIAIGPEGSGVRQFSLALLEAAGVTGPPTQFLDLPYAEANRALLDGRADAIMTFGSPDNRLIKELLTAKDVKLMSMSQAEAYSRRFPDLSHVVLPRGVFDPGSHNPPTEVHLLSPTVNLIIRKDLHPALVYVLLKASVEIFNGAGWVNRAGEFPTLTKQDDPISEQARRFYKSGPLWFYAYLPFWAGTFVERVTLILIPLGMIIVPLIGVAPWIYTWRNRKKYYPLYRELRKLEKEIIDYGPGTDTAPYMDRLDRIEEAISRIRTSVAFYDELFFLKEHVQIVRFKLDTAARPSGKGTGDPIQGV; the protein is encoded by the coding sequence ATGGGCCGTCAGAAGGTCAGGCAACTGACACTGAGCGCGTGGTCTCTTGCCATCGCCGTTACCGTGGTATTACTCGTTCTCGTCACATGGATGAGCTTTCATTTCCTGCAGCCCTTCCCGCCGAAAACCATTGTGATTGCCACGGGCATGGAAGGCGGCTCCTATGCAGCCTTCGGTGAGTCTTACCGGCAGGTATTGGCCCGTGACGGCATCCGGGTGGTGGCCCGTCCCACAACGGGAGCCGTCGAGAATATGAGGCTCCTCAAAGACCGGAGCCACGATGTTGCCGCAGGGTTCATGCAGGGCATGCTCGGGGCGATCGATGAAGCGTCGAACCTTGTTTCACTGGGAGGCATTGCCTATACCCCGCTCTGGATTTTTTACAAAGGAAATGTTGTCTGCCATGACCTGACCCAGCTGAAAGGCAAAAAGATCGCGATCGGCCCCGAAGGCAGCGGTGTGAGGCAGTTCTCCCTTGCCCTCCTCGAGGCGGCGGGCGTCACGGGTCCGCCCACACAGTTTCTCGATCTGCCCTATGCCGAGGCAAACCGCGCGCTCCTCGACGGCAGGGCGGATGCGATCATGACCTTCGGCTCGCCCGATAACCGGTTGATCAAAGAACTCCTTACGGCAAAAGACGTGAAGCTCATGAGCATGAGCCAGGCAGAGGCCTATTCCCGCCGCTTTCCCGATCTTTCCCACGTGGTGCTCCCGAGGGGCGTCTTCGATCCGGGAAGTCACAACCCCCCGACGGAGGTGCACCTCCTCTCCCCTACGGTAAATCTCATTATCCGTAAGGACCTGCATCCTGCCCTGGTCTATGTGCTCCTCAAGGCGTCGGTCGAAATTTTTAACGGCGCAGGCTGGGTCAACAGGGCAGGGGAGTTCCCCACCCTCACAAAACAGGACGACCCGATCAGCGAGCAGGCCCGGCGGTTCTACAAGTCCGGACCCCTTTGGTTCTATGCCTATCTACCCTTCTGGGCCGGTACGTTTGTCGAGCGGGTGACCCTTATCCTCATACCCCTCGGAATGATCATCGTGCCACTGATCGGCGTCGCGCCGTGGATCTACACGTGGCGAAACCGGAAGAAATATTATCCCCTCTACCGCGAATTGAGGAAACTGGAGAAGGAGATCATCGACTACGGGCCGGGCACTGACACGGCCCCCTATATGGACCGACTCGATCGCATCGAAGAGGCGATCAGCAGGATCCGCACGTCCGTCGCCTTTTATGACGAGCTCTTTTTCCTGAAAGAGCACGTCCAGATCGTGAGGTTCAAGCTCGATACCGCGGCACGCCCCTCAGGGAAGGGGACCGGCGATCCGATTCAGGGAGTATAG
- the hflX gene encoding GTPase HflX, producing MQISKETRRQVGLLVNRRGVVESVVVGEKGKIEIPRLTSERVGRARFRGLRFIHTHLAGELLSKEDLSDLAVLQLDLVASILERKGESSEAIHIAYLIPESKEGRAWDFIGPLPLTELELDFTEFVTELENEFVKARGRYYLVEGDRERCILVSVVPPKSNKEVEEHIAEMKDLCYSAGITVLDTFVQRPKELNPQYLVGKGKIEEVVMRSQQLGVDLLVFDEELSPGQIMNISALTDLRVIDRNQLILDIFAGRAETTEAKIQVELAQLRYILPRLAGKNTALSRLTGGIGGRGPGETKLEIDRRRTREKISFLERRLEEIQKVRDKKRQKRRLSGIPIVSIVGYTNSGKSTLLNLLTKSRVETEDKPFSTLNPTTRLIKYPERKNIIVTDTVGFIKGLPQVLVRAFMATLEELKDAHLLLHLVDLSAPDFEERMGVVDSILATLDLGEKNRFIVFNKKDRVEPSFSRLVEERYDAVSISSLNKEGIERLVMAIEEKLRYPD from the coding sequence ATGCAGATATCGAAAGAGACGAGACGACAGGTGGGCCTCCTCGTCAATAGGAGGGGAGTGGTGGAGTCCGTGGTGGTAGGGGAGAAAGGAAAGATAGAGATCCCCCGCCTCACCTCCGAGAGGGTGGGGCGCGCCCGTTTCCGGGGCCTCAGGTTTATCCATACCCACCTCGCAGGCGAGCTTCTCTCGAAGGAAGATTTGAGCGACCTCGCGGTGCTTCAGCTCGATCTCGTGGCATCGATCCTGGAGAGAAAGGGGGAGTCTTCCGAGGCGATCCATATCGCCTACCTCATTCCGGAGAGTAAGGAAGGCAGGGCATGGGATTTTATCGGACCCCTTCCCCTGACGGAGCTCGAACTCGATTTTACCGAATTTGTCACCGAGCTCGAAAATGAGTTCGTCAAAGCGAGGGGGAGGTATTACCTCGTGGAAGGCGACAGGGAGCGATGCATCCTCGTCTCCGTGGTGCCGCCCAAATCGAATAAGGAAGTGGAGGAGCATATCGCCGAGATGAAGGATCTCTGCTACTCCGCGGGCATTACCGTCCTCGACACCTTCGTGCAGAGGCCCAAAGAACTCAACCCCCAGTACCTCGTCGGCAAGGGGAAAATTGAAGAGGTGGTCATGAGGAGCCAGCAGCTGGGCGTCGACCTCCTGGTCTTCGATGAAGAGCTCTCCCCCGGCCAGATCATGAATATATCGGCCCTCACGGATTTGAGGGTGATCGACAGGAATCAGCTCATTCTCGATATTTTTGCAGGCAGAGCAGAGACCACGGAGGCGAAGATCCAGGTGGAGCTCGCCCAACTGCGTTATATCCTCCCCCGCCTCGCAGGCAAGAATACCGCATTATCCAGGCTCACGGGCGGAATAGGCGGCAGGGGTCCCGGAGAGACGAAGCTGGAGATCGACAGGAGGAGGACGCGGGAAAAAATCAGTTTCCTGGAGCGCCGCCTCGAGGAGATCCAAAAGGTAAGGGATAAGAAGAGGCAGAAGAGGAGGCTCTCCGGCATCCCCATCGTCTCGATCGTGGGGTATACGAATTCAGGCAAGTCGACGCTCCTCAACCTCCTCACCAAGAGCCGGGTGGAGACGGAGGACAAGCCCTTCAGCACCTTAAACCCCACCACGAGACTGATAAAATACCCGGAACGGAAGAACATCATCGTCACCGACACGGTGGGATTCATCAAGGGCCTGCCCCAGGTGCTCGTGAGGGCCTTTATGGCAACCCTCGAGGAGCTTAAAGACGCCCATCTTCTCCTCCACCTCGTGGACCTGAGCGCCCCTGATTTCGAGGAGCGGATGGGGGTGGTCGATTCCATCCTCGCTACCCTGGATTTAGGGGAGAAAAACCGCTTTATCGTGTTCAACAAAAAAGACCGGGTGGAGCCTTCTTTTTCGAGGCTCGTGGAGGAGCGCTACGACGCGGTCTCCATATCATCTCTCAATAAAGAAGGCATCGAGCGTCTTGTGATGGCAATAGAGGAGAAGCTGCGGTACCCTGATTAG
- a CDS encoding transcription termination/antitermination NusG family protein, with the protein MKRWYVVATKPRNEERAANNLEQGNIEVLAPKIKIRRFKEGQFHNVVEPMFPGYIFVRFHPIDEFRLVKYTRGIKTIVNFGGRIVPVTDQMIDFIKARLDDGVATIQQRAFREGERVLIKDGPFKNLGGVFEKELDGRERVAILLEGINFSARMEIDRDLIASA; encoded by the coding sequence ATGAAGCGCTGGTATGTGGTAGCCACGAAGCCGAGAAATGAAGAGCGGGCAGCAAATAACCTCGAACAGGGAAATATAGAGGTCCTTGCGCCGAAGATCAAGATCAGGAGATTCAAGGAGGGACAGTTCCACAATGTGGTCGAGCCCATGTTCCCCGGCTATATATTCGTGAGGTTTCACCCCATCGACGAATTCCGGCTGGTGAAATATACGCGGGGCATCAAAACGATCGTCAATTTCGGCGGCCGGATCGTTCCTGTCACGGACCAGATGATCGATTTCATCAAGGCGAGGCTGGACGACGGGGTGGCGACTATTCAGCAAAGGGCCTTTCGCGAGGGCGAGAGGGTGCTTATCAAGGACGGACCTTTCAAGAACCTGGGCGGCGTCTTCGAAAAAGAACTGGACGGGAGGGAGAGGGTAGCCATTCTCCTTGAAGGCATCAATTTCAGCGCCCGCATGGAGATCGACAGGGACCTGATCGCGAGCGCCTGA
- a CDS encoding LysR family transcriptional regulator, whose product MENMKLAYKVWLDKDGKAFGEGPYRLLKLVEKTGSLHQAAMEMKMSYRKAWLTVRFIEERLGFALLERHTGGLSGGGSTITPRGADFIRDYEAFRADVKDALESVYRKHFG is encoded by the coding sequence ATGGAAAATATGAAGCTTGCGTACAAGGTCTGGCTCGATAAAGACGGCAAGGCATTCGGAGAAGGCCCCTACCGTCTTTTGAAGCTCGTGGAAAAGACGGGCTCTCTCCACCAGGCTGCCATGGAAATGAAGATGTCCTACCGCAAGGCGTGGCTCACGGTCCGTTTTATCGAAGAGAGACTCGGATTTGCCCTTCTTGAGAGACATACAGGCGGGCTTTCCGGCGGAGGCTCGACGATTACTCCCCGGGGAGCGGATTTCATCAGGGATTATGAAGCGTTTCGCGCGGACGTGAAAGACGCGCTCGAATCGGTCTACCGGAAGCACTTCGGCTAA